The segment GATTGAAAAAacacttgcacacaaggggcaaaactatgcaacaaaaatattattaaacttTTCATAGCtttagaataaagatattaaaaagcaATTTCTTTGTATATATCAAAATTCTGTGGCCGTGCATTGTCActgattttcttcatatttcatatttgataCCCTTTGGTAAATAAAGATGCAAGACAACATCAAATGGTTGCCATGGAGACTGGTTGCCATGGTAATAGAAGGAAAAGGTCGTAAAATGGCCATTTCAAGCTCTTTTGAACACAAATTGTAAGAGATAGCAGTAGTTTCAGCTATACGGAAAGAAATAATTGCATACTTaatattatgaattttcaaattatattttttattttttttcatggaaaaatgAATAGTTTAAtaatgttaccatggaaactaaacagcacttcaaaaataacatttttttttaaattttattcgaacataaataatatttaataagaaaaataaaatattgttttactttGGCAACAAAGATTATAAGCTGAAAATTGAAGTTCGTTGCTATGGatacaacaattaaaaataaaaaatctgcaAATTTTGAGGTTCTGTTGAAGACTTTTTACTCATAATTGGTACTTTACAATAAATTGATCAAAATAACTGAACATATCCTCAGCTTTAATATCAGTTGAAATCGCATTTAAGCAAAAGGAATGGCCGTTGCAATGACGTTTTGAACAATTAGGAATTTCTGTATGATTTTCTTAAGTCCATATATTTCCTTTGCAACGGCAGTTTTAAGATGcttgaatatatattatttaaaactttGGCATGTTTCTCacgaataaaaacaaaatatagttCTAAACTGAGTTTAAAACAAGCATTTTTGCTTGACAGAATTATcatgtttttcttcattttttcaatatttttaacctTCTTACATGTACCATAGAAACAAgtgtcaaatttttatatagcgtgtaaattttaaatacagCTGTAAATCTATGAGTTTGGTTCAATTATAACTTCTATgatattatgaaaatatgaaaaaattagttTTTCAAAATAACTATGGTTTCCATAGTAATATTCTTTAGATTAAAATTTGTCCACCAATGTATTTCTATAATTTAAAATTGGTCATATagtcaattaaatattttatatttcatcacTTAGATAAGCtgcaattaatttttatattgctttGAATTTGCTTAGATTTGCCATTTTCCTATCTTTGGTCTCTGTTATCATGGCAACAGTAACCCTTAGCAATTTATTGCATCTCATTTctatatatcaaataaacaaaatttaatgtttacataattttgtaagggtattgataattaaaaaaacaaagaaaattaatcggggaaaagtttaatttttagcTTGAAACACGTGAGTGAAAAGACAGCGTAAAAGGGTCCGAGAGGAGAACTTTTGATAAGCTTTTTATccaaaaaagaaaggaaaataaaatgtgATGTAACTGCAAAATTGGTATTTGACGAAAGTCATTCATATAATCTATGTTGAAAAGTGTCATACTTTAACaacatacattgtatttggTATGTGTTTATCCAGTTGAATTTTACAGTCATTCCAAACTCGATTTCAGATCAACTATCTGTATGAAAATCTATGTTAACTTTGAGAAAAACTCTTTGGTTCAGCACCTgaaatattatatgtatttctCGATTGCATCACAGCAGTATATaacttttatatacaaaattcaataaacattatacatgtacaaagtttaAATGATTAAGCAAGTTGGAAAAGCTGTGTTTTGACGTCATACTATCAAAATATGGCTATACACGTAACTTTTATAAACATTAGCATATGGGCTATAGATCCTAAACAGCGAACAGAAtagaaaaaatatctataagTGTGAATTTATTACAATTTAGCGGGGTCAATAATCACTTCGGAACACTAAACAAACAAGCGTCCCTTCTTATTTCTACCATAACACGTACATTGATCGATTACTGCTATCACATTGtgattataaaataatcatcTAAATTTTACAGACAATGACCttcgtatattttttttttattaggaaATCCCCCAAAAACATTTCCGAGACCAGGTATATATAAACGCCCGTGCATGGACTTCATTAGCCAATTAGGACATCTGAAGATTCCAAATCAGGTAGGCCATGAatacaaattactagtttcgcAGAATGTTGCTTTAATTCATGTTATTGCTATCATGTTCAATATGTTTAATAGTTTGGTGGTTTTTTTCATCACCATAAAAGAttcttaattgaaataaaattaggAATATTGGTTGAATATGGGAAAacactttatttataaaaaccaGCACAAGTATACAAAATGTTACTGTATTTACATCTTATccgaattttcaaattttttatggCATCAGctttaaaacatataataaatgaaatttaataccGAATAACTAGTTTagaacttttttaaatataataccCGGTATTGCTTTTAATGTTACAATTTCAATCTTTCTAATTATCTGCTATTTAGAAAACGGAAAACCAgttctcattttttaaaaacaatgatggAACTTTTGTTAATACCTATTTATTCTaaatgtatatgttttcataaaCATCACAAAAATCCATTAATTTTGTCCAAAGAATAATGGGTTTCTGGAGAGAAACCCTGGTTATTGCTTGCTTGATCTTCGGACTCTTGGAGTTGTCGTCTGCTCTGCTAGAGCCAGCGCCATTTCCAGACGCTTTACGAGAATGTTACGAGTTCCGATCGTTCAACTTGACACCATCAGACCAGGTCGCCAGCCGTATACAGACTTCTTGTTACCGACACTACCAGTATAAACAACTGGCCAAAGGAAATATATGGTCCGCTCCAAACATAACTCAGGAGGGAGTCAACTACATCAATGGGCTGTTCAGGCAAGTTTTCAATGAGGCTCGTCACATCGCTAATTACAACAAAAAGTCCAAGCGACATAAGCGACAGGCGATGTTTCCCGGAAGATACAGACAGGAAGTTAGGAGTCCGGGCGGGGCCTATCAACGTTACGCTAACTGCATTCTTCGGCTACAGAGAGAGGTAATTTTTGCTCcggattttgattttaaaagaatattggTTTTATTAACCTCGATCTATCTAAGGTCAGAAATATAATACccataaatctttttttataacCCCTTACATAATAATCATTGTGTGAAAAAGATTTCACTGCCCTTATACAAGCAACGATATTTTGTTTCGGAGgggttttttcttcaattttatttatttatttattctttccAAAAAAGCATGACcatacatcaatttttttttttacgattaaGGAGCCGATTTTAATAAgttcttatttttaaatgattttatgactgATAATAAGCTGAAATCATCCCAAATTCTACATGCACAAATCTAGAGAAGGGAGGGGGTCAGGGGGTTCGGaaccctgcccccccccccccctgcaaaattcaatttatttaaaaaatactaaatatatGACTCggatcacccccccccccccacccacccccgggcaaactcaaataaccttTGACACCCCCGCCCtgtaaaaattttctggatccgcgcatgttctaCTTAGGTTAAATTCTAAGTGAACTTAAAAGTGCAATAAATCTAACGATAAAAGATATGATTTTATAAACAACTTTCCCATGTAAAAGACCTTCGTTTTTTATCTTgctatttaaaatgttattggCCCTTGAAATAAATTACATCTGTTAAAATAAAGCGATCTCATTAATCTTTACTTGCTTTTTACAAAGAACAGTTATTAGCAGTATAGCTTTGATTGATAATTATGCTGTTTACACGTGGGCTAGATGTCGTTTGGACCATGTCGGGcctaaaatgataattaatttgTCCAAATGACAATTCGCATGTAAATTATCATTCCCGCCTTAATAACTTGACATAACGGTaatttattacaattattgatgaaattgtgttttatatgtgTCTGCGCGAATAGAAAGAAAACAAACGTTTGTTGGTACAAGGTTTTACAAGTTGTTTCCCCGTTGTCACTGACCGAAGTATGCTATTCAGAGAACCGTTTCTGTGTCACGTTGCGGGGCTTTTTTTCTTTGTGTAACCCCAACTAGTAAATGTGCTCTATACCTGCCCGACACATTTGGAAGAATTCCACcatacaatatttcaaatacatgtacagtaattGACAAACTGAATAAAAGATATTTGTTATAGTCTGTGGAGCCACCCCAAGTGGGTCGTAACACCTACCAGACCTTGGCCGTCCTACACTCGGGGGAGGTATTAGCATACGCCCACGGAGGACCAGCGTTTATCCCTTGGCACAGAATTTATCTCATCCTGTACGTTCAtttaatatctctctctctctctctctctctctctctctctctctctctctctctctcaacatttattaaattagtattttcaaagattatttgaaaccaaattttcaaaagaagtTATAGGAGGCAATGTAAACGTTTCATCTCTGATTGTTATGTGCGTGTTAGTAAAACTGAATGCGACCTGGTATTTTACAATTTCTAAAAGTTTCGACATGATTCAAATTCATCTTAGCTATGCAATAATGTCAGGTTGGAGACTGCATGTGGGTCGCCTATACCTTACTGGGACTCCACGGTTGATCACGATATGATGGACCCCACCATGTCTATTCTGTGGAGCGAACAGTTCTTCGGAAATGGCGATGGTGACGTCATGACTGGGCCATACCAGAGCATCAGAACGATACTCGGGGAACCTCTCGTGCGAAATATTGGAACAGGTCAggttcattttaataaatacattttttatcgATACAAAATCCCGTCCATGAATGTCTATCAACCAAcatgaaaaaaacattaacGTAAATATCTGATTTTTCTGAGTAAACTGTAATATTTCCTTTTTAGGTCAGAGTCCCCTATTCACTAAAGAGGGACTCCAAGCTGTACTGAGTCGCCGAAGATATTCAGAAATAGTTGAGCCTAAACAGGGCGCAGAATACATCTTCAGTCTGGAGGGCCATCACAATGGTCCGCACACGTGGGTAGGGGGGCATTTGGCACTCACCAATACGGCCGCTTACGATCCCATATTCTTTAACCACCACGCCTTTATTGATCACGTTTATGAACTATTCAGACAACAACAAATTCGTTTTCAAATCAATCCAGAGGTGGACTATCCGTTACAAACTCCACCAGGGCACGCTGCCAATGATTTTATAGATTTCAGACCATACACCAACCCTCTGCGAAATATTGAGGGTCTGTCCAATCTTATTGCAGGCATGGTAATGTATGAACCTCTTCCAAACTGTATGAATAGATGCAATGGCAGTCCGTTCCTATTTTGTGACCAAAGAAGATTTGTCTGTGTATCTCGTCCCCGTATGACAGCAATGGCGCCTGGAGGTGCACAGGGCTTCGGACTCAGCAGTCAGCCAGGCCAAGCTCCCGCCAGTCAGAATGTTCCGTCTATGTCACGTGCTAGTGCACAGGCACGTGGTCCCATCCAAGGAGGTCCAAGTTTCCGACCAGCTCCATTAACTGATAGCCGAAATCGTCCGGATACTATTGGCAGTGCTCCTGCTGCACCTCAGGTATTAATGGCCGGAATGCAAGCCAGAGCTGGCGGACAAGGACGAAAACGTAGAGCAGTAACCGACTTCCCGCAAAACAAGACGTCTGTACATCAAGATGGCAGCGCGCAACAGGTCTCCTCACTTCAGCGATCCCTGACCAACACGTTTATCATTGACGGAGTGGCCGATCCTAAACGATGGGTGTATGTTTCAGTTCGTGTATTCTACAACAGATCAAGCATTGTAGACGGCAAAGACCCTACTATCCATGCAAACAGTCCGAGAGAAATCTCCAAAGAATCCTGTCATGGCCCAAATTCTGGAGCATCTAAGGTATTTATCTCTTCAAATGGATTGGACTACGTAGGAGTCTACAATGAGTTTGCAATTGTTGACGAGAGACAACCTATTTCAATTACAACAACAGCCATTGGAGTGAAGAATCCGGATTACGGCGAGGCAGAGACTTTATTTACTGCCTACGACTCCTGCGGGCGTCCATGTCGACCCCTTTGCTTGGCATCGAGCCAAGGCAAGCAAACTTATAAGCCATGTTCTGCAGTTTTTAAGGTGTCATCTGCTTTACCAAAAATGTTCCATCTTTCTTACCGAGACGCAATTTTTGGTGGTGTCCAAGCTGATAATTTGATTGAATCTTTTGGCAGGGACACTACGCCTCCTATCACATTTGTTTGTGACAATTCAAAATTCTGGCCATGGGAATACTAGTCATCATGTTTTGAGTAAATATATGGTGCTTTGCTGTAAggccctttttttttttagagaattttattcttatatatgtACTGCATAATCTTctttgaaaaaatctttaaactttcacgaattaatttgtacatgacaGACTGTGGCTATTGTTTAAGGACAGTTACATCTGTCAACaatcttatttttatattttatatcttaaaCAAATTGCTAGatgtcataattgatttaaacAGCAACAAGTcaaatcaatgtatttataaacactttttaaaaatatattggaaTCATCACGTGGTTTTTGTTCTTGTTCCATTCAGTATTCAGCTTTTTGATTCAGACATTTTGTGTATATAATAGAAGTGAGTACTAAAGAACATACACAATCGGTAACAATTCGCAATTTTTCCGATTTTGAAACGATGGCTCACTGGCTCGATAACTCTTATCATGATTTTATCATGAGTAAAATTAATaagattgaaaaataaaccatGACTTTGCTAATAATAATTCATCTCCAATTCACAGAAATGTACTTTTCactataatttgtaaattgaagTTTTCTACTTTGATTTACATGTCTGCCTACCACAcactgtgaattttttttaacatttgcagTCTTATGCAGACTATGTATATTATCAAGAACAGAGTAAATGGAATtgtctgtattttatttttcacaatatttgtaACAATATTACAGAGATACATTGTATGAACTTATATATATCTAACCATTGGCCATAACTTCTTGTGACAAGTCATTTATGATGTCCATTTGTATCTATTTATCAGTTCATTAAATAACAGTTTTAATTAACCAATTAAAGTACACATTTTATGCAGGTATATAACAATTGTTATCTTCGTTATCAAAACAAAGTATATAACAATCCAATTCAATAAACAACATTGAATAATATCCTGAAATTCTTTGCGTGGAGCGCAACGCAAAACAAAGATGTCGGTGTATAGATAAAccatatcaaataatatcacgttgaagaaaaaaaaaccacccaaAATAATATCACATTATTTTCTGAAAGACCAGCTTTCTAGTTACTAGTAAATTAATATCACATATAACCGATGCCATTTCTGTATGTGGATTTCAATCATgtaaaagtataataaaaaaaaactttaaagcaaATCAACCATACCATTTTATTTCCCCGTGTTCAAAAACAGCTACTGGTCACTACTAGTATgcgcaatttaaaaaaaaaacgacggaaaaaaaatcaaaaacgacaacaacaaaacaatcaTCACTCAAAAAAGGACGGAATTTCTAAAACTAGGATAATGCATTGAAAAACGACCCAACATTGGTTAAAATCAAGAatcgattattttaaaaatcataataatcAGCGACATTGTGCAAAAATGGCTTTGCGCACACTCAGCAAAGCAAAAGCGGAATAATCCATGAATATAAGTAGTAATAATATAGCGGTATATAATGAGTTACGTATACATTTTTAAGTAACTGGCATTAGAGAGATTCCAAAGATTAATCTGTTACAGCACCTTAAGGTATCCGTAT is part of the Magallana gigas chromosome 3, xbMagGiga1.1, whole genome shotgun sequence genome and harbors:
- the LOC105324826 gene encoding tyrosinase-like protein 1, encoding MGFWRETLVIACLIFGLLELSSALLEPAPFPDALRECYEFRSFNLTPSDQVASRIQTSCYRHYQYKQLAKGNIWSAPNITQEGVNYINGLFRQVFNEARHIANYNKKSKRHKRQAMFPGRYRQEVRSPGGAYQRYANCILRLQRESVEPPQVGRNTYQTLAVLHSGEVLAYAHGGPAFIPWHRIYLILLETACGSPIPYWDSTVDHDMMDPTMSILWSEQFFGNGDGDVMTGPYQSIRTILGEPLVRNIGTGQSPLFTKEGLQAVLSRRRYSEIVEPKQGAEYIFSLEGHHNGPHTWVGGHLALTNTAAYDPIFFNHHAFIDHVYELFRQQQIRFQINPEVDYPLQTPPGHAANDFIDFRPYTNPLRNIEGLSNLIAGMVMYEPLPNCMNRCNGSPFLFCDQRRFVCVSRPRMTAMAPGGAQGFGLSSQPGQAPASQNVPSMSRASAQARGPIQGGPSFRPAPLTDSRNRPDTIGSAPAAPQVLMAGMQARAGGQGRKRRAVTDFPQNKTSVHQDGSAQQVSSLQRSLTNTFIIDGVADPKRWVYVSVRVFYNRSSIVDGKDPTIHANSPREISKESCHGPNSGASKVFISSNGLDYVGVYNEFAIVDERQPISITTTAIGVKNPDYGEAETLFTAYDSCGRPCRPLCLASSQGKQTYKPCSAVFKVSSALPKMFHLSYRDAIFGGVQADNLIESFGRDTTPPITFVCDNSKFWPWEY